A portion of the Gallus gallus isolate bGalGal1 chromosome 16, bGalGal1.mat.broiler.GRCg7b, whole genome shotgun sequence genome contains these proteins:
- the BTN3A3L2 gene encoding uncharacterized protein BTN3A3L2 isoform X3, translating into MGRLHRSPSASQSCFAAGFGCNSDPLRTIPRLQMAFTSGCNHPRFTLPWRTLLPYLLALHLLQPGSAQLTVVAPSLRVTAIVGQDVVLRCHLSPCKDAWSSDIRWIQLRSSGIVHHYQNGEDLEQMQEYKGRTELLRDGLYDGNLDLRITAVSSSDSGSYSCAVQDGDGYADAVVDLEVSDPFSQILHPWKVALAVIVTLLVGSFVIIAFLYRKKAAQSRELKGKDAALAELPAILGVCAANLKILASKLMKQMEKLEIQNSVLEKWYENTEELAADLEEHLAEKDLSTADLKLLAAKLVEQREAVEEWDSQLRKQYEKLGSCAANLKTQLKKLENEIEEVEKHLKKIGIRAPNLRLHMAELVDQVEAVENRKSEWKRYLTNIGLRAAELKKNVAELKKRIGALETKELEKPSKEQD; encoded by the exons ATGGGACGGCTGCATCGCTCCCCCTCAGCttcacagagctgctttgctgCGGGTTTTGGCTGCAATTCGGACCCTCTAAGAACGATCCCTCGTT tacAGATGGCCTTCACATCGGGCTGCAACCACCCCAGATTCACCCTCCCCTGGAGGACACTCCTGCCTTATCTCCTGGCTCTGCACCTCCTCCAGCCGGGATCAG CTCAGCTTACAGTGGTAGCACCGAGCCTCCGTGTCACTGCCATCGTGGGACAGGATGTCGTGCTGCGCTGCCACTTGTCCCCTTGCAAGGATGCTTGGAGCTCAGACATCAGATGGATACAGCTGCGGTCCTCTGGGATTGTGCACCACTACCAAAATGGAGAGGACCTGGAGCAAATGCAGGAATATAAAGGGAGAACAGAACTGCTCAGGGATGGTCTCTATGATGGAAACCTGGATTTGCGCATCACTGCTGTGAGCTCCTCCGATAGTGGCTcatacagctgtgctgtgcaggatggTGATGGCTATGCAGACGCTGTGGTGGACCTGGAGGTGTCAG ATCCCTTTTCCCAGATCCTTCATCCCTGGAAGGTGGCTCTGGCTGTGATCGTCACACTTCTGGTTGGGTCATTTGTCATCATTGCTTTTCTCTATAGGAAGAAAG cggcacagagcagagagctga AGGGGAAAGATGCAGCACTGG cgGAACTACCTGCGATATTGG gtGTATGTGCTGCAAATCTGA agaTCCTAGCTTCAAAACTGA tgaaacaaatggaaaaattgG agatTCAGAATTCAGTCTTGG agaaaTGGTATGAGAATACGG aggAACTGGCTGCAGATCTGG AGGAACATCTTGCTGAGAAGG atttAAGCACTGCAGATCTGA AGCTACTAGCTGCAAAACTGG tggaaCAAAGAGAAGCAGTGG AGGAATGGGATTCACAGCTGA ggaAACAGTATGAAAAGTTGG GTTCGTGTGCTGCAAATCTGA AGACACAACTTAAAAAGTTGG agaacGAAATTGAAGAAGTGG agaAACACCTTAAAAAGATTG gtATACGTGCTCCTAATCTGA GGCTACACATGGCAGAACTGG TGGATCAAGTTGAAGCAGTGG aGAATCGGAAATCAGAGTGGA AGAGATATTTGACAAATATAG gtttacgtgctgcagagctga aaaaaaacGTTGCAGAACTGA agAAACGAATTGGAGCATTGG AAACTAAAGAATTGG aaaaaccATCTAAAGAACAGGATTGA
- the BTN3A3L2 gene encoding uncharacterized protein BTN3A3L2 isoform X4: MGRLHRSPSASQSCFAAGFGCNSDPLRTIPRLQMAFTSGCNHPRFTLPWRTLLPYLLALHLLQPGSAQLTVVAPSLRVTAIVGQDVVLRCHLSPCKDAWSSDIRWIQLRSSGIVHHYQNGEDLEQMQEYKGRTELLRDGLYDGNLDLRITAVSSSDSGSYSCAVQDGDGYADAVVDLEVSDPFSQILHPWKVALAVIVTLLVGSFVIIAFLYRKKAAQSRELKGKDAALAELPAILGVCAANLKILASKLMKQMEKLEIQNSVLEKWYENTEELAADLEEHLAEKDLSTADLKLLAAKLVEQREAVEEWDSQLRKQYEKLGSCAANLKTQLKKLENEIEEVEKHLKKIGIRAPNLRLHMAELVDQVEAVENRKSEWKRYLTNIGLRAAELKKNVAELKKRIGALEKPSKEQD, from the exons ATGGGACGGCTGCATCGCTCCCCCTCAGCttcacagagctgctttgctgCGGGTTTTGGCTGCAATTCGGACCCTCTAAGAACGATCCCTCGTT tacAGATGGCCTTCACATCGGGCTGCAACCACCCCAGATTCACCCTCCCCTGGAGGACACTCCTGCCTTATCTCCTGGCTCTGCACCTCCTCCAGCCGGGATCAG CTCAGCTTACAGTGGTAGCACCGAGCCTCCGTGTCACTGCCATCGTGGGACAGGATGTCGTGCTGCGCTGCCACTTGTCCCCTTGCAAGGATGCTTGGAGCTCAGACATCAGATGGATACAGCTGCGGTCCTCTGGGATTGTGCACCACTACCAAAATGGAGAGGACCTGGAGCAAATGCAGGAATATAAAGGGAGAACAGAACTGCTCAGGGATGGTCTCTATGATGGAAACCTGGATTTGCGCATCACTGCTGTGAGCTCCTCCGATAGTGGCTcatacagctgtgctgtgcaggatggTGATGGCTATGCAGACGCTGTGGTGGACCTGGAGGTGTCAG ATCCCTTTTCCCAGATCCTTCATCCCTGGAAGGTGGCTCTGGCTGTGATCGTCACACTTCTGGTTGGGTCATTTGTCATCATTGCTTTTCTCTATAGGAAGAAAG cggcacagagcagagagctga AGGGGAAAGATGCAGCACTGG cgGAACTACCTGCGATATTGG gtGTATGTGCTGCAAATCTGA agaTCCTAGCTTCAAAACTGA tgaaacaaatggaaaaattgG agatTCAGAATTCAGTCTTGG agaaaTGGTATGAGAATACGG aggAACTGGCTGCAGATCTGG AGGAACATCTTGCTGAGAAGG atttAAGCACTGCAGATCTGA AGCTACTAGCTGCAAAACTGG tggaaCAAAGAGAAGCAGTGG AGGAATGGGATTCACAGCTGA ggaAACAGTATGAAAAGTTGG GTTCGTGTGCTGCAAATCTGA AGACACAACTTAAAAAGTTGG agaacGAAATTGAAGAAGTGG agaAACACCTTAAAAAGATTG gtATACGTGCTCCTAATCTGA GGCTACACATGGCAGAACTGG TGGATCAAGTTGAAGCAGTGG aGAATCGGAAATCAGAGTGGA AGAGATATTTGACAAATATAG gtttacgtgctgcagagctga aaaaaaacGTTGCAGAACTGA agAAACGAATTGGAGCATTGG aaaaaccATCTAAAGAACAGGATTGA
- the BTN3A3L2 gene encoding uncharacterized protein BTN3A3L2 isoform X1 produces the protein MGRLHRSPSASQSCFAAGFGCNSDPLRTIPRLQMAFTSGCNHPRFTLPWRTLLPYLLALHLLQPGSAQLTVVAPSLRVTAIVGQDVVLRCHLSPCKDAWSSDIRWIQLRSSGIVHHYQNGEDLEQMQEYKGRTELLRDGLYDGNLDLRITAVSSSDSGSYSCAVQDGDGYADAVVDLEVSDPFSQILHPWKVALAVIVTLLVGSFVIIAFLYRKKAAQSRELKGKDAALAELPAILGVCAANLKILASKLMKQMEKLEIQNSVLEKWYENTEELAADLEEHLAEKDLSTADLKLLAAKLVEQREAVEEWDSQLRKQYEKLGSCAANLKTQLKKLENEIEEVEKHLKKIGIRAPNLRLHMAELVDQVEAVVLFVSCFAENRKSEWKRYLTNIGLRAAELKKNVAELKKRIGALETKELEKPSKEQD, from the exons ATGGGACGGCTGCATCGCTCCCCCTCAGCttcacagagctgctttgctgCGGGTTTTGGCTGCAATTCGGACCCTCTAAGAACGATCCCTCGTT tacAGATGGCCTTCACATCGGGCTGCAACCACCCCAGATTCACCCTCCCCTGGAGGACACTCCTGCCTTATCTCCTGGCTCTGCACCTCCTCCAGCCGGGATCAG CTCAGCTTACAGTGGTAGCACCGAGCCTCCGTGTCACTGCCATCGTGGGACAGGATGTCGTGCTGCGCTGCCACTTGTCCCCTTGCAAGGATGCTTGGAGCTCAGACATCAGATGGATACAGCTGCGGTCCTCTGGGATTGTGCACCACTACCAAAATGGAGAGGACCTGGAGCAAATGCAGGAATATAAAGGGAGAACAGAACTGCTCAGGGATGGTCTCTATGATGGAAACCTGGATTTGCGCATCACTGCTGTGAGCTCCTCCGATAGTGGCTcatacagctgtgctgtgcaggatggTGATGGCTATGCAGACGCTGTGGTGGACCTGGAGGTGTCAG ATCCCTTTTCCCAGATCCTTCATCCCTGGAAGGTGGCTCTGGCTGTGATCGTCACACTTCTGGTTGGGTCATTTGTCATCATTGCTTTTCTCTATAGGAAGAAAG cggcacagagcagagagctga AGGGGAAAGATGCAGCACTGG cgGAACTACCTGCGATATTGG gtGTATGTGCTGCAAATCTGA agaTCCTAGCTTCAAAACTGA tgaaacaaatggaaaaattgG agatTCAGAATTCAGTCTTGG agaaaTGGTATGAGAATACGG aggAACTGGCTGCAGATCTGG AGGAACATCTTGCTGAGAAGG atttAAGCACTGCAGATCTGA AGCTACTAGCTGCAAAACTGG tggaaCAAAGAGAAGCAGTGG AGGAATGGGATTCACAGCTGA ggaAACAGTATGAAAAGTTGG GTTCGTGTGCTGCAAATCTGA AGACACAACTTAAAAAGTTGG agaacGAAATTGAAGAAGTGG agaAACACCTTAAAAAGATTG gtATACGTGCTCCTAATCTGA GGCTACACATGGCAGAACTGG TGGATCAAGTTGAAGCAGTGG tgctttttgtttcttgttttgcagaGAATCGGAAATCAGAGTGGA AGAGATATTTGACAAATATAG gtttacgtgctgcagagctga aaaaaaacGTTGCAGAACTGA agAAACGAATTGGAGCATTGG AAACTAAAGAATTGG aaaaaccATCTAAAGAACAGGATTGA
- the V-BG gene encoding V-region-like B-G antigen precursor (The RefSeq protein has 12 substitutions compared to this genomic sequence), translated as MRFTSGCNHPSFTLPWRTLLPYLVALHLLQPGSAQLRVVAPSLRVTAIVGQDVVLRCHLCPCKDAWRLDIRWILQRSSGFVHHYQNGVDLGQMEGYKGRTELLRDGLYDGNLDLRITAVSTSDSGSYSCAVQDGDGYADAVVDLEVSDPFSQIVHPWKVALAVVVTILVGSFVINVFLCRKKAAQSRELRRKDAALAELDEISGLSAENLKQLASKLNENADEVEDCNSELKKDCEEMGSGVGDLKELAAKLEEYIAVNRRRNVKLNNIAAKLAQQTKELEKQHSQFHRHFQRMDLSAVNQKKLVTKLEEHFEWMERRNVKLEIPAVILGQQAKESEKQKSELKERHEEMAEQTEAVVVDTEEAEKPSEELD; from the exons ATGCGCTTCACATCGGGCTGCAACCACCCCAGTTTCACCCTCCCCTGGAGGACCCTCCTGCCTTATCTCGTGGCTCTGCACCTCCTCGAGCTGGGATCAG cccagctcagggtGGTGGCACCGAGCCTCCGTGTCACTGCCATCGTGGGACAGGATGTCGTGCTGCGCTGCCACTTGTGCCCTTGCAAGGATGCTTGGAGATTGGACATCAGATGGATCCTGCAGCGGTCCTCTGGTTTTGTGCACCACTACCAAAATGGAGAGGACCTGGAGCAAATGCAGGAATATAAAGGGAGGACAGAACTGCTCAGGGATGGTCTCTATGATGGAAACCTGGATTTGCGCATCACTGCTGTGAGCACCTCCGATAGTGGCTcatacagctgtgctgtgcaggatggTGATGGCTATGCAGACGCTGTGGTGGACCTGGAGGTGTCAG ATCCCTTTTCCCAGATCGTCCATCCCTGGAAGGTGGCTCTGGCTGTGGTCGTCACAATTCTCGTTGGGTCATTTGTCatcattgtttttctctgtaggAAGAAAG cggcacagagcagagagctga agagaaaagatgcaGCGTTGG cgGAACTAGATGAGATATCGG GTTTAAGTGCTGAAAATCTGA AGAAATTAGCTTCAAAACTGA aCGAAAATGCTGACGAAGTGG aggaTTGCAATTCAGAGCTGA agAAAGACTGTGAAGAGATGG GTTCTGGCGTTGCAGATCTGA AGGAACTGGCTGCAAAATTGG aggaATATATTGCAGTGAATC ggAGAAGGAATGTAAAGTTGA ATAATATAGCTGCCAAACTGG caCAACAAACTAAAGAATTGG agaaacagcatTCACAGTTCC ACAGACACTTTCAGCGTATGG ATTTAAGTGCTGTAAACCAGA agAAACTGGTTACAAAACTGG AGGAACACTTTGAATGGATGG agagAAGGAATGTAAATTTGG AGATACCAGCTGTAATACTGG ggcAACAAGCTAAAGAATCAG agaaacagaaatcgGAGCTGA AGGAGCGCCATGAGGAGATGG caGAACAAACTGAAGCAGTGG TGGTAGATACTGAAGAAGCGG aaaaaccATCTGAAGACTTGGATTGA
- the BTN3A3L2 gene encoding uncharacterized protein BTN3A3L2 isoform X5 produces MGRLHRSPSASQSCFAAGFGCNSDPLRTIPRLQMAFTSGCNHPRFTLPWRTLLPYLLALHLLQPGSAQLTVVAPSLRVTAIVGQDVVLRCHLSPCKDAWSSDIRWIQLRSSGIVHHYQNGEDLEQMQEYKGRTELLRDGLYDGNLDLRITAVSSSDSGSYSCAVQDGDGYADAVVDLEVSDPFSQILHPWKVALAVIVTLLVGSFVIIAFLYRKKAAQSRELKGKDAALAELPAILGVCAANLKILASKLMKQMEKLEIQNSVLEKWYENTEELAADLEEHLAEKDLSTADLKLLAAKLVEQREAVEEWDSQLRKQYEKLGSCAANLKTQLKKLENEIEEVEKHLKKIGIRAPNLRLHMAELENRKSEWKRYLTNIGLRAAELSKFPSIQ; encoded by the exons ATGGGACGGCTGCATCGCTCCCCCTCAGCttcacagagctgctttgctgCGGGTTTTGGCTGCAATTCGGACCCTCTAAGAACGATCCCTCGTT tacAGATGGCCTTCACATCGGGCTGCAACCACCCCAGATTCACCCTCCCCTGGAGGACACTCCTGCCTTATCTCCTGGCTCTGCACCTCCTCCAGCCGGGATCAG CTCAGCTTACAGTGGTAGCACCGAGCCTCCGTGTCACTGCCATCGTGGGACAGGATGTCGTGCTGCGCTGCCACTTGTCCCCTTGCAAGGATGCTTGGAGCTCAGACATCAGATGGATACAGCTGCGGTCCTCTGGGATTGTGCACCACTACCAAAATGGAGAGGACCTGGAGCAAATGCAGGAATATAAAGGGAGAACAGAACTGCTCAGGGATGGTCTCTATGATGGAAACCTGGATTTGCGCATCACTGCTGTGAGCTCCTCCGATAGTGGCTcatacagctgtgctgtgcaggatggTGATGGCTATGCAGACGCTGTGGTGGACCTGGAGGTGTCAG ATCCCTTTTCCCAGATCCTTCATCCCTGGAAGGTGGCTCTGGCTGTGATCGTCACACTTCTGGTTGGGTCATTTGTCATCATTGCTTTTCTCTATAGGAAGAAAG cggcacagagcagagagctga AGGGGAAAGATGCAGCACTGG cgGAACTACCTGCGATATTGG gtGTATGTGCTGCAAATCTGA agaTCCTAGCTTCAAAACTGA tgaaacaaatggaaaaattgG agatTCAGAATTCAGTCTTGG agaaaTGGTATGAGAATACGG aggAACTGGCTGCAGATCTGG AGGAACATCTTGCTGAGAAGG atttAAGCACTGCAGATCTGA AGCTACTAGCTGCAAAACTGG tggaaCAAAGAGAAGCAGTGG AGGAATGGGATTCACAGCTGA ggaAACAGTATGAAAAGTTGG GTTCGTGTGCTGCAAATCTGA AGACACAACTTAAAAAGTTGG agaacGAAATTGAAGAAGTGG agaAACACCTTAAAAAGATTG gtATACGTGCTCCTAATCTGA GGCTACACATGGCAGAACTGG aGAATCGGAAATCAGAGTGGA AGAGATATTTGACAAATATAG gtttacgtgctgcagagctgagtaAGTTTCCCTCCATACAATGA
- the BTN3A3L2 gene encoding uncharacterized protein BTN3A3L2 isoform X2 — protein sequence MGRLHRSPSASQSCFAAGFGCNSDPLRTIPRLQMAFTSGCNHPRFTLPWRTLLPYLLALHLLQPGSAQLTVVAPSLRVTAIVGQDVVLRCHLSPCKDAWSSDIRWIQLRSSGIVHHYQNGEDLEQMQEYKGRTELLRDGLYDGNLDLRITAVSSSDSGSYSCAVQDGDGYADAVVDLEVSDPFSQILHPWKVALAVIVTLLVGSFVIIAFLYRKKAAQSRELKGKDAALAELPAILGVCAANLKILASKLMKQMEKLEIQNSVLEKWYENTEELAADLEEHLAEKDLSTADLKLLAAKLVEQREAVEEWDSQLRKQYEKLGSCAANLKTQLKKLENEIEEVEKHLKKIGIRAPNLRLHMAELVDQVEAVVLFVSCFAENRKSEWKRYLTNIGLRAAELKKNVAELKKRIGALEKPSKEQD from the exons ATGGGACGGCTGCATCGCTCCCCCTCAGCttcacagagctgctttgctgCGGGTTTTGGCTGCAATTCGGACCCTCTAAGAACGATCCCTCGTT tacAGATGGCCTTCACATCGGGCTGCAACCACCCCAGATTCACCCTCCCCTGGAGGACACTCCTGCCTTATCTCCTGGCTCTGCACCTCCTCCAGCCGGGATCAG CTCAGCTTACAGTGGTAGCACCGAGCCTCCGTGTCACTGCCATCGTGGGACAGGATGTCGTGCTGCGCTGCCACTTGTCCCCTTGCAAGGATGCTTGGAGCTCAGACATCAGATGGATACAGCTGCGGTCCTCTGGGATTGTGCACCACTACCAAAATGGAGAGGACCTGGAGCAAATGCAGGAATATAAAGGGAGAACAGAACTGCTCAGGGATGGTCTCTATGATGGAAACCTGGATTTGCGCATCACTGCTGTGAGCTCCTCCGATAGTGGCTcatacagctgtgctgtgcaggatggTGATGGCTATGCAGACGCTGTGGTGGACCTGGAGGTGTCAG ATCCCTTTTCCCAGATCCTTCATCCCTGGAAGGTGGCTCTGGCTGTGATCGTCACACTTCTGGTTGGGTCATTTGTCATCATTGCTTTTCTCTATAGGAAGAAAG cggcacagagcagagagctga AGGGGAAAGATGCAGCACTGG cgGAACTACCTGCGATATTGG gtGTATGTGCTGCAAATCTGA agaTCCTAGCTTCAAAACTGA tgaaacaaatggaaaaattgG agatTCAGAATTCAGTCTTGG agaaaTGGTATGAGAATACGG aggAACTGGCTGCAGATCTGG AGGAACATCTTGCTGAGAAGG atttAAGCACTGCAGATCTGA AGCTACTAGCTGCAAAACTGG tggaaCAAAGAGAAGCAGTGG AGGAATGGGATTCACAGCTGA ggaAACAGTATGAAAAGTTGG GTTCGTGTGCTGCAAATCTGA AGACACAACTTAAAAAGTTGG agaacGAAATTGAAGAAGTGG agaAACACCTTAAAAAGATTG gtATACGTGCTCCTAATCTGA GGCTACACATGGCAGAACTGG TGGATCAAGTTGAAGCAGTGG tgctttttgtttcttgttttgcagaGAATCGGAAATCAGAGTGGA AGAGATATTTGACAAATATAG gtttacgtgctgcagagctga aaaaaaacGTTGCAGAACTGA agAAACGAATTGGAGCATTGG aaaaaccATCTAAAGAACAGGATTGA